Proteins from a single region of Xenopus laevis strain J_2021 chromosome 9_10S, Xenopus_laevis_v10.1, whole genome shotgun sequence:
- the LOC108702483 gene encoding nuclear receptor subfamily 1 group D member 1: MTTLDCANNTGGVISYVGSNGSSPNRTSPVSLYSDCSSGSPQSGISHYPNYLPPSPSYSYSGSPSGSGGESSPRSSYGLAASPGGLHVALDDGSRVSPSKTSSSITKLNGMVLLCKVCGDVASGFHYGVHACEGCKGFFRRSIQQNIQYKKCLKNETCSIVRINRNRCQQCRFRKCLSVGMSRDAVRFGRIPKREKQRMLAEMHSAMNHITSGHFGRRSPVPLQPHQQQQQLHPSSSPLMGTAATSLPETYSQYPQQLTPPTSPSPDHNEEVISQVAMAHRQIFVYANDKLSKKTSWDHQHGNHPPSCWSRDSDESHGNHDIRLACPMNALHRGGPVRSVQEVWEDFSLSFTPAVREVVDFARHIPGFKDLTQNDQVTLLKAGTFEVLMVRFASLFDARERSLRFLSGATYSLPDLQAMGMGELLGSMFDFSEKLASLSLSQEELGIFTALVLVSADRSGMENSSLVEQLQETLIRALRSLIMKNSPNDTSRFTKLLLRLPDLRTLNNLHSEKLLSFRVVAH; encoded by the exons ATGACTACGCTGGACTGTGCCAACAACACCG GAGGTGTAATCAGCTACGTGGGCTCCAATGGCTCATCGCCCAATCGCACCAGCCCCGTGTCCCTGTACAGCGACTGCTCCAGTGGGAGCCCCCAGAGCGGCATCAGCCACTATCCCAACTACTTGCCACCTTCACCCTCCTACTCCTATAGTGGCAGCCCCTCTGGATCTGGGGGTGAATCCTCTCCACGCTCATCCTACGGCCTTGCGGCTTCACCAGGGGGGCTTCATGTTGCTCTGGATGATGGAAGCAGAGTGTCCCCCAGTAAAACCTCCAGCAGCATCACCA AGCTGAATGGTATGGTCCTGCTGTGCAAAGTCTGTGGAGATGTGGCCTCTGGATTTCATTACGGGGTCCATGCTTGTGAAGGCTGCAAG GGCTTCTTCAGGCGCAGTATCCAGCAGAACATCCAGTACAAGAAGTGTCTGAAGAACGAGACTTGCTCCATAGTGAGGATCAATAGGAACCGCTGCCAGCAGTGTCGCTTCCGCAAGTGCCTGTCGGTGGGAATGTCTAGAGATG CTGTGAGGTTTGGTCGAATCCCCAAGAGAGAGAAGCAGAGGATGCTGGCGGAGATGCACAGTGCTATGAACCACATCACCAGTGGCCATTTTGGAAGGCGCAGTCCAGTTCCACTTCAACCCcatcagcagcaacagcagctccatccttcctcctctcctctcaTGGGCACAGCAGCCACCTCCCTGCCTGAGACCTACTCACAGTACCCACAGCAGCTCACCCCACCCACGTCCCCCAGTCCAGACCACAATGAAGAAGTGATTAGTCAGGTGGCTATGGCTCACAGGCAGATCTTTGTCTATGCCAACGATAAACTGAGCAAAAAGACTTCCTGGGACCATCAACATGGGAACCACCCCCCATCATGCTGGTCACGTGACAGTGACGAATCCCATGGCAACCATGACATTCGGCTG GCGTGCCCCATGAATGCTCTGCATCGGGGAGGTCCCGTTCGCTCTGTGCAAGAGGTGTGGGAGGATTTCTCCCTCAGTTTCACCCCGGCTGTACGAGAAGTCGTGGATTTTGCCCGTCACATTCCAGGCTTCAAAGATCTCACTCAGAATGACCAGGTCACCCTGCTGAAGGCTGGCACCTTTGAG GTGCTGATGGTTCGCTTTGCCTCTCTGTTTGACGCTCGGGAACGTTCCTTGAGGTTTCTCAGTGGCGCCACCTACTCCCTCCCTGATCTGCAGGCCATGGGAATGGGGGAACTTCTCGGCTCCATGTTTGACTTCAGTGAAAAGCTGGCGTCTCTCAGCCTGAGCCAGGAGGAGCTGGGCATCTTCACTGCTCTTGTCTTGGTGTCTGCAG ATCGCTCCGGGATGGAGAATTCCTCTTTAGTGGAGCAGCTTCAAGAGACTCTCATCCGGGCCCTACGTTCCCTCATCATGAAGAACAGCCCAAACGATACCTCCCGCTTCACCAAACTGCTCCTGCGCCTCCCGGACCTGCGCACCCTCAACAACTTGCACTCGGAGAAACTGCTCTCCTTCCGTGTGGTTGCCCACTGA
- the thra.S gene encoding thyroid hormone receptor alpha-B isoform X1: MDQNLSGLDCLSEPDEKRWPDGKRKRKNSQCMGKSGMSGDSLVSLPPAGYIPSYLDKDEPCVVCSDKATGYHYRCITCEGCKGFFRRTIQKNLHPSYSCKYDGCCIIDKITRNQCQLCRFKKCIAVGMAMDLVLDDSKRVAKRKLIEENRVRRRKEEMIKTLQQRTEPSSEEWELIRIVTEAHRSTNAQGSHWKQRRKFLPEDIGQSPMASMPDGDKVDLEAFSEFTKIITPAITRVVDFAKKLPMFSELTCEDQIILLKGCCMEIMSLRAAVRYDPDSETLTLSGEMAVKREQLKNGGLGVVSDAIFDLGRSLAAFNLDDTEVALLQAVLLMSSDRTGLICTDKIEKCQETYLLAFEHYINHRKHNIPHFWPKLLMKVTDLRMIGACHASRFLHMKVECPTELFPPLFLEVFEDQEV; the protein is encoded by the exons GTGGCCGGATGGGAAGCGAAAAAGAAAGAACAGCCAATGTATGGGAAAAAGCGGCATGTCCG GTGACAGCTTGGTGTCTCTGCCCCCTGCAGGGTACATCCCCAGCTATCTGGACAAAGATGAGCCATGCGTGGTGTGCAGTGATAAGGCCACGGGGTACCACTACCGCTGTATCACTTGCGAGGGGTGCAAG GGTTTCTTCCGCCGCACCATCCAGAAGAACCTGCACCCCTCCTATTCTTGCAAGTACGATGGCTGCTGCATTATCGACAAAATCACCCGTAATCAGTGCCAGCTCTGCCGCTTCAAGAAATGCATTGCCGTTGGCATGGCAATGGATC TTGTCCTGGATGATAGCAAGCGAGTAGCCAAGCGAAAACTGATTGAAGAGAATCGAGTGCGGCGGCGGAAGGAGGAGATGATCAAGACTCTGCAACAGCGTACCGAGCCAAGCAGCGAGGAGTGGGAGTTGATTCGCATTGTAACAGAAGCTCACAGGAGTACCAATGCCCAGGGCAGCCATTGGAAACAGCGTAGGAAGTTTCTG CCAGAAGACATCGGACAGTCTCCTATGGCTTCCATGCCAGATGGGGATAAAGTTGACCTGGAAGCTTTCAGTGAGTTCACCAAAATAATCACCCCGGCAATTACCAGAGTGGTGGACTTTGCGAAGAAGCTGCCCATGTTCTCTGAG CTGACTTGTGAAGACCAGATCATCCTGTTGAAAGGATGTTGTATGGAGATCATGTCTCTTCGTGCTGCTGTGCGCTACGATCCAGACAGCGAGACCCTAACGCTGAGCGGCGAGATGGCGGTGAAACGGGAGCAGCTTAAGAACGGAGGTCTGGGTGTTGTCTCTGATGCCATCTTTGACCTTGGGAGGTCGCTTGCTGCGTTCAACCTTGATGATACGGAAGTGGCACTGTTGCAGGCTGTTTTGCTAATGTCATCAG ACCGTACTGGTTTAATCTGCACAGACAAGATAGAGAAATGTCAAGAGACCTACCTTCTCGCCTTTGAACACTACATCAACCATCGCAAACACAACATTCCCCACTTCTGGCCCAAGCTCCTAATGAAGGTGACGGACCTGCGCATGATAGGGGCATGCCATGCCAGCCGCTTTCTGCACATGAAGGTCGAGTGCCCCACCGAGCTCTTTCCACCGCTCTTCCTTGAGGTCTTTGAGGACCAGGAAGTTTGA
- the thra.S gene encoding thyroid hormone receptor alpha-B isoform X2, whose translation MDQNLSGLDCLSEPDEKRWPDGKRKRKNSQCMGKSGMSGYIPSYLDKDEPCVVCSDKATGYHYRCITCEGCKGFFRRTIQKNLHPSYSCKYDGCCIIDKITRNQCQLCRFKKCIAVGMAMDLVLDDSKRVAKRKLIEENRVRRRKEEMIKTLQQRTEPSSEEWELIRIVTEAHRSTNAQGSHWKQRRKFLPEDIGQSPMASMPDGDKVDLEAFSEFTKIITPAITRVVDFAKKLPMFSELTCEDQIILLKGCCMEIMSLRAAVRYDPDSETLTLSGEMAVKREQLKNGGLGVVSDAIFDLGRSLAAFNLDDTEVALLQAVLLMSSDRTGLICTDKIEKCQETYLLAFEHYINHRKHNIPHFWPKLLMKVTDLRMIGACHASRFLHMKVECPTELFPPLFLEVFEDQEV comes from the exons GTGGCCGGATGGGAAGCGAAAAAGAAAGAACAGCCAATGTATGGGAAAAAGCGGCATGTCCG GGTACATCCCCAGCTATCTGGACAAAGATGAGCCATGCGTGGTGTGCAGTGATAAGGCCACGGGGTACCACTACCGCTGTATCACTTGCGAGGGGTGCAAG GGTTTCTTCCGCCGCACCATCCAGAAGAACCTGCACCCCTCCTATTCTTGCAAGTACGATGGCTGCTGCATTATCGACAAAATCACCCGTAATCAGTGCCAGCTCTGCCGCTTCAAGAAATGCATTGCCGTTGGCATGGCAATGGATC TTGTCCTGGATGATAGCAAGCGAGTAGCCAAGCGAAAACTGATTGAAGAGAATCGAGTGCGGCGGCGGAAGGAGGAGATGATCAAGACTCTGCAACAGCGTACCGAGCCAAGCAGCGAGGAGTGGGAGTTGATTCGCATTGTAACAGAAGCTCACAGGAGTACCAATGCCCAGGGCAGCCATTGGAAACAGCGTAGGAAGTTTCTG CCAGAAGACATCGGACAGTCTCCTATGGCTTCCATGCCAGATGGGGATAAAGTTGACCTGGAAGCTTTCAGTGAGTTCACCAAAATAATCACCCCGGCAATTACCAGAGTGGTGGACTTTGCGAAGAAGCTGCCCATGTTCTCTGAG CTGACTTGTGAAGACCAGATCATCCTGTTGAAAGGATGTTGTATGGAGATCATGTCTCTTCGTGCTGCTGTGCGCTACGATCCAGACAGCGAGACCCTAACGCTGAGCGGCGAGATGGCGGTGAAACGGGAGCAGCTTAAGAACGGAGGTCTGGGTGTTGTCTCTGATGCCATCTTTGACCTTGGGAGGTCGCTTGCTGCGTTCAACCTTGATGATACGGAAGTGGCACTGTTGCAGGCTGTTTTGCTAATGTCATCAG ACCGTACTGGTTTAATCTGCACAGACAAGATAGAGAAATGTCAAGAGACCTACCTTCTCGCCTTTGAACACTACATCAACCATCGCAAACACAACATTCCCCACTTCTGGCCCAAGCTCCTAATGAAGGTGACGGACCTGCGCATGATAGGGGCATGCCATGCCAGCCGCTTTCTGCACATGAAGGTCGAGTGCCCCACCGAGCTCTTTCCACCGCTCTTCCTTGAGGTCTTTGAGGACCAGGAAGTTTGA